TCGCAGCGGTGGGGAATCAGACACTAAAATAACACTCTCACGCCTTGAAGTCACGCAATATCTGCCCGCAGCGATTGAGGCACTGGGTAGCCGCCCCGGTTAACGTCTTAGGTAGCCATCGTTCAAATTAAGAAACACTATCTGGCAATATCACAAAAAAGTTTACAGAGAAATCATACTATCCGAGGCTAAGATGAAACAAGAAGTAACCTAGAATTCAACAATACGATGAAAAATCAACCGCGCGCATAAAAAAGCAGGAGCCCCATGCGGGAAACTCCTGCTTTAAATGCTGATTCAGCGGGAAAGACTTAGAGTGTCTTTTCACCTTTCTTCCAGTTACAGGGAACGTTTTCGCCTGTCTGGAGAGCGTCGAGGACACGCAAAACTTCTTCGACGTTACGTCCGACGCTCAGCGGGTGAATGGCCATCCACTGGCAGACGCCTTCGGGATCGATCAGGAAGATACCACGCAGTGAGATGCCGAGTTCTTCTTTCAATACGCCGTAATCGCTGGACAGCTTGTGAGTGCCGTCGGCCAGCATGGGATATTTCAGGTCAGCCAGTTGAGGATCAGCATCACACCAGCCTTTGTGAGAGTACTTGCTGTCGGTGCTGGCTGTCAGAACCTGGCAGTTACGGGATTCAAAATCGCCGAGGGCATCGTTGAATGCTACTAATTCAGTGGGGCAAACGAACGTGAAGTCCAGAGGATAGAAGAACAGGCAGACCCACTTGCCTTTGAAGTCGGCCAGTTTGTAATCCTTGAATGAATCACTGGTACGGTCATATCCCTGCAAAGCAAAATCGGGAGCGGGCTGCATTACGTTAACTGTCATTAGTCTTTACTTACCTTCAAAATATGAGTGAAAATTGATTTCGTGATAACGACGCGGGCTGATTCCTCAGGAATTCAACCCGCATCATGAGCGTCTGTTTTAGAGACCAGCTTTGATGATCGCCAGTGAACCGGGAGATTTTTCAGGATCTTTCCCCTGAGTTCCAAAAGCGGTCAAATACAGATTGCCTTCTTTGTCAAATGCAATCGCAGCTGGCTTATCGAGTGAAACGATTTTTTCGGCAGTCACTTTGTCGCCATCGATTTTCAGTTCGAACAGCCCCCCCTTGGTGGTATCCACCCAGGAGAAATCAGTTGCGTACAGTTTTTTGGTTTTGGGACTGTAAGCCAGGCCGGCGATATCGCTCAGACCGGTTTTCAGGCTCTTTTTGAGCTTGCCTGTTTTGGGATCGTAGAATGTCAACAGTGCATCGTTGGCGACATTCATTTCACCCATCTGACCGATGACCAGCTCTTTTCCATCGGGAGAAAACGTGATGGCTACCGGAGCATCCACGTTGGTAGCTTCTTTAGTAGCGATGGTCAGTTCCAGCGGGCCGGCCTTGCCGTCTTTAATCACCGATTTGGCAACCCAGCCTTTGGTGTCATCGCCGTTACAGGTAATGAAGATGTCTCCGCCACCGACG
This window of the Gimesia fumaroli genome carries:
- a CDS encoding peroxiredoxin — translated: MTVNVMQPAPDFALQGYDRTSDSFKDYKLADFKGKWVCLFFYPLDFTFVCPTELVAFNDALGDFESRNCQVLTASTDSKYSHKGWCDADPQLADLKYPMLADGTHKLSSDYGVLKEELGISLRGIFLIDPEGVCQWMAIHPLSVGRNVEEVLRVLDALQTGENVPCNWKKGEKTL